Proteins from one Lepidochelys kempii isolate rLepKem1 chromosome 6, rLepKem1.hap2, whole genome shotgun sequence genomic window:
- the RPS6KL1 gene encoding ribosomal protein S6 kinase-like 1 isoform X2: protein MSRVSRERLDSESCSRALSQARMYLEQIRSRVSPGGPDVHGAGKRDYLVDAAKQIRLALERDVSEDYEEAFNHYKNGVDVLLSVDPNKERREAVKRKITQYLKRAEEIFNCHLQRTLGNGSSTATGYSSLRFRPIRTLSSAVENLRPCKVVGVIEKVQLVQDPATGGTFILKSLPKSHVETRERQTIIPHGVPFMAKLLHYYVSEDSIFLHLEHVQGGTLWSHLHSQPHLQQGSSDGPSNLIPKPSSALVGHGEKQRVGSRSGAGSQSSQSSSFCLENGTDLPTSANHHSAEIADQSSSQEQSPDHMDARRGTGCRFHTGPTNGREGVTGGKDLSATHTLFGVTDYVIMAMAKGRRDQSLAFQSRDLLTSSDDVSTVSEREASQQDARLLADERPPQSPAAVPKAIGGGHLVKVASRICQVSYAPWAQPTWPPVVPPGQRQLHPGTTLHSSSESCRCDSGGQESLRSRAREGEGHGQHREHPTAGQREPPVHRSFQGDGQGTWDVNEELIRLWAAEMILALEGLHQQGVLCRDLNPRNLLLDGAGHIRLTFFGQWTEVEPQCCSQALEDMYSAPEVGGISELTEACDWWSFGSLLYELLTGTSLSQSHPSGIHPHTQLHLPERLSLPAASLLTELLQFDPKLRLGSGGGGVNKLKSHSFFSTIQWNKLVG from the exons ATGAGCAGAGTCTCCCGTGAGCGCCTGGACTCGGAGTCCTGCTCCCGGGCGCTCTCCCAGGCCCGAATGTATCTCGAGCAGATTCGGAGCCGTGTCTCTCCAGGGGGCCCTGATGTGCATGGAGCTGGGAAGCGGGATTACCTGGTGGATGCAGCAAAGCAGATCCGCCTGGCACTGGAGCGGGATGTGAGCGAGGACTATGAGGAGGCTTTCAATCACTACAAGAATGGCGTGGACGTGCTGCTCAGCG tcGACCCCAATAAGGAGCGCCGTGAGGCCGTGAAGCGGAAGATCACACAGTACCTGAAACGGGCTGAGGAGATCTTTAACTGCCACCTGCAGCGGACTCTGGGGAATGGGAGTTCCACTGCCACg GGCTACAGCAGCCTTCGCTTTCGGCCCATCAGGACACTCAGCTCGGCTGTGGAGAACCTGAGGCCCTGCAAGGTTGTGGGAGTGATTGAGAAG GTGCAGTTAGTCCAGGATCCAGCCACTGGGGGGACCTTTATACTTAAG AGCCTCCCCAAATCCCATGTGGAGACCCGTGAGCGGCAGACCATCATCCCACACGGAGTCCCCTTCATGGCCAAGCTGCTGCACTATTATGTGAGCGAAGACTCCATTTTCCTCCACCTGGAGCATGTGCAGG GCGGGACACTCTGGTCCCATCTTCACTCCCAGCCTCATTTACAGCAAGGTTCCTCTGATGGCCCCAGTAACCTAATCCCGAAGCCCAGCTCAGCTCTGGTGGGCCATGGTGAGAAGCAGCGAGTAGGGAGCCGCTCGGGGGCTGGCTCTCAATCCAGCCAGAGCTCCAGCTTCTGCCTGGAGAATGGCACTGACCTCCCAACCTCTGCGAATCACCATTCAGCAGAAATTGCTGACCAATCGTCCTCTCAGGAGCAGTCACCTGACCACATGGATGCCAGACGAGGGACTGGCTGCAGGTTCCATACTGGCCCCACCAATGGCCGTGAGGGAGTTACTGGGGGGAAGGATTTAAGTGCAACACACACTCTGTTTGGTGTCACTGATTATGTCATCATGGCAATGGCCAAGGGACGCAGGGACCAGAGCTTGGCCTTCCAGTCACGTGACTTGTTAACCAGCAGTGATGATGTCAGCACTGTATCAGAGAGGGAAGCTTCTCAGCAGGACGCAAGGCTACTAGCTGATGAAAGGCCGCCCCAGTCTCCTGCTGCAGTCCCGAAGGCTATTGGAGGAGGCCACCTGGTGAAGGTGGCATCTCGAATTTGCCAGGTGTCTTATGCTCCCTGGGCTCAGCCCACATGGCCCCCAGTGGTTCCCCCAGGACAAAGGCAGCTGCACCCTGGAACCACTCTGCACAGCTCCAGTGAGTCCTGCAGGTGTGATTCTGGGGGGCAGGAGTCATTGAGGAGCAGGGCCCGAGAAGGAGAAGgccatggtcagcacagagaacATCCAACTGCAGGACAGCGTGAGCCTCCAGTCCATCGCTCTTTCCaaggggatggtcaggggaccTGGGATGTGAACGAGGAACTCATCCGGCTGTGGGCAGCTGAAATGATCTTGGCTCTGGAGGGACTCCACCAACAGGGGGTGCTGTGCCGGGACCTCAACCCCAGAAACCTGCTGCTAGATGGTGCTG GTCACATCCGTCTCACCTTCTTTGGCCAGTGGACAGAGGTGGAGCCACAGtgctgcagccaggccctggAAGATATGTACAGCGCCCCAG AAGTGGGTGGGATTTCTGAGCTGACTGAGGCCTGTGACTGGTGGAGCTTTGGGTCCCTGCTGTACGAGTTACTGACCGGAACG TCGCTGTCCCAGAGCCACCCCTCGGGGATTCACCCTCACACCCAGCTGCACCTTCCGGAGAGGctcagcctgcctgctgcatccCTGCTCACTGAG CTGCTGCAGTTTGACCCCAAGCTACGCTTGGGCTCTGGAGGAGGTGGAGTCAACAAGCTGAAGAGCCATTCCTTCTTCAGTACCATCCAGTGGAACAAGCTGGTTGGCTAG
- the RPS6KL1 gene encoding ribosomal protein S6 kinase-like 1 isoform X3: MSRVSRERLDSESCSRALSQARMYLEQIRSRVSPGGPDVHGAGKRDYLVDAAKQIRLALERDVSEDYEEAFNHYKNGVDVLLSGVQVDPNKERREAVKRKITQYLKRAEEIFNCHLQRTLGNGSSTATGYSSLRFRPIRTLSSAVENLRPCKVVGVIEKSLPKSHVETRERQTIIPHGVPFMAKLLHYYVSEDSIFLHLEHVQGGTLWSHLHSQPHLQQGSSDGPSNLIPKPSSALVGHGEKQRVGSRSGAGSQSSQSSSFCLENGTDLPTSANHHSAEIADQSSSQEQSPDHMDARRGTGCRFHTGPTNGREGVTGGKDLSATHTLFGVTDYVIMAMAKGRRDQSLAFQSRDLLTSSDDVSTVSEREASQQDARLLADERPPQSPAAVPKAIGGGHLVKVASRICQVSYAPWAQPTWPPVVPPGQRQLHPGTTLHSSSESCRCDSGGQESLRSRAREGEGHGQHREHPTAGQREPPVHRSFQGDGQGTWDVNEELIRLWAAEMILALEGLHQQGVLCRDLNPRNLLLDGAGHIRLTFFGQWTEVEPQCCSQALEDMYSAPEVGGISELTEACDWWSFGSLLYELLTGTSLSQSHPSGIHPHTQLHLPERLSLPAASLLTELLQFDPKLRLGSGGGGVNKLKSHSFFSTIQWNKLVG, translated from the exons ATGAGCAGAGTCTCCCGTGAGCGCCTGGACTCGGAGTCCTGCTCCCGGGCGCTCTCCCAGGCCCGAATGTATCTCGAGCAGATTCGGAGCCGTGTCTCTCCAGGGGGCCCTGATGTGCATGGAGCTGGGAAGCGGGATTACCTGGTGGATGCAGCAAAGCAGATCCGCCTGGCACTGGAGCGGGATGTGAGCGAGGACTATGAGGAGGCTTTCAATCACTACAAGAATGGCGTGGACGTGCTGCTCAGCGGTGTGCAGG tcGACCCCAATAAGGAGCGCCGTGAGGCCGTGAAGCGGAAGATCACACAGTACCTGAAACGGGCTGAGGAGATCTTTAACTGCCACCTGCAGCGGACTCTGGGGAATGGGAGTTCCACTGCCACg GGCTACAGCAGCCTTCGCTTTCGGCCCATCAGGACACTCAGCTCGGCTGTGGAGAACCTGAGGCCCTGCAAGGTTGTGGGAGTGATTGAGAAG AGCCTCCCCAAATCCCATGTGGAGACCCGTGAGCGGCAGACCATCATCCCACACGGAGTCCCCTTCATGGCCAAGCTGCTGCACTATTATGTGAGCGAAGACTCCATTTTCCTCCACCTGGAGCATGTGCAGG GCGGGACACTCTGGTCCCATCTTCACTCCCAGCCTCATTTACAGCAAGGTTCCTCTGATGGCCCCAGTAACCTAATCCCGAAGCCCAGCTCAGCTCTGGTGGGCCATGGTGAGAAGCAGCGAGTAGGGAGCCGCTCGGGGGCTGGCTCTCAATCCAGCCAGAGCTCCAGCTTCTGCCTGGAGAATGGCACTGACCTCCCAACCTCTGCGAATCACCATTCAGCAGAAATTGCTGACCAATCGTCCTCTCAGGAGCAGTCACCTGACCACATGGATGCCAGACGAGGGACTGGCTGCAGGTTCCATACTGGCCCCACCAATGGCCGTGAGGGAGTTACTGGGGGGAAGGATTTAAGTGCAACACACACTCTGTTTGGTGTCACTGATTATGTCATCATGGCAATGGCCAAGGGACGCAGGGACCAGAGCTTGGCCTTCCAGTCACGTGACTTGTTAACCAGCAGTGATGATGTCAGCACTGTATCAGAGAGGGAAGCTTCTCAGCAGGACGCAAGGCTACTAGCTGATGAAAGGCCGCCCCAGTCTCCTGCTGCAGTCCCGAAGGCTATTGGAGGAGGCCACCTGGTGAAGGTGGCATCTCGAATTTGCCAGGTGTCTTATGCTCCCTGGGCTCAGCCCACATGGCCCCCAGTGGTTCCCCCAGGACAAAGGCAGCTGCACCCTGGAACCACTCTGCACAGCTCCAGTGAGTCCTGCAGGTGTGATTCTGGGGGGCAGGAGTCATTGAGGAGCAGGGCCCGAGAAGGAGAAGgccatggtcagcacagagaacATCCAACTGCAGGACAGCGTGAGCCTCCAGTCCATCGCTCTTTCCaaggggatggtcaggggaccTGGGATGTGAACGAGGAACTCATCCGGCTGTGGGCAGCTGAAATGATCTTGGCTCTGGAGGGACTCCACCAACAGGGGGTGCTGTGCCGGGACCTCAACCCCAGAAACCTGCTGCTAGATGGTGCTG GTCACATCCGTCTCACCTTCTTTGGCCAGTGGACAGAGGTGGAGCCACAGtgctgcagccaggccctggAAGATATGTACAGCGCCCCAG AAGTGGGTGGGATTTCTGAGCTGACTGAGGCCTGTGACTGGTGGAGCTTTGGGTCCCTGCTGTACGAGTTACTGACCGGAACG TCGCTGTCCCAGAGCCACCCCTCGGGGATTCACCCTCACACCCAGCTGCACCTTCCGGAGAGGctcagcctgcctgctgcatccCTGCTCACTGAG CTGCTGCAGTTTGACCCCAAGCTACGCTTGGGCTCTGGAGGAGGTGGAGTCAACAAGCTGAAGAGCCATTCCTTCTTCAGTACCATCCAGTGGAACAAGCTGGTTGGCTAG
- the RPS6KL1 gene encoding ribosomal protein S6 kinase-like 1 isoform X1, giving the protein MSRVSRERLDSESCSRALSQARMYLEQIRSRVSPGGPDVHGAGKRDYLVDAAKQIRLALERDVSEDYEEAFNHYKNGVDVLLSGVQVDPNKERREAVKRKITQYLKRAEEIFNCHLQRTLGNGSSTATGYSSLRFRPIRTLSSAVENLRPCKVVGVIEKVQLVQDPATGGTFILKSLPKSHVETRERQTIIPHGVPFMAKLLHYYVSEDSIFLHLEHVQGGTLWSHLHSQPHLQQGSSDGPSNLIPKPSSALVGHGEKQRVGSRSGAGSQSSQSSSFCLENGTDLPTSANHHSAEIADQSSSQEQSPDHMDARRGTGCRFHTGPTNGREGVTGGKDLSATHTLFGVTDYVIMAMAKGRRDQSLAFQSRDLLTSSDDVSTVSEREASQQDARLLADERPPQSPAAVPKAIGGGHLVKVASRICQVSYAPWAQPTWPPVVPPGQRQLHPGTTLHSSSESCRCDSGGQESLRSRAREGEGHGQHREHPTAGQREPPVHRSFQGDGQGTWDVNEELIRLWAAEMILALEGLHQQGVLCRDLNPRNLLLDGAGHIRLTFFGQWTEVEPQCCSQALEDMYSAPEVGGISELTEACDWWSFGSLLYELLTGTSLSQSHPSGIHPHTQLHLPERLSLPAASLLTELLQFDPKLRLGSGGGGVNKLKSHSFFSTIQWNKLVG; this is encoded by the exons ATGAGCAGAGTCTCCCGTGAGCGCCTGGACTCGGAGTCCTGCTCCCGGGCGCTCTCCCAGGCCCGAATGTATCTCGAGCAGATTCGGAGCCGTGTCTCTCCAGGGGGCCCTGATGTGCATGGAGCTGGGAAGCGGGATTACCTGGTGGATGCAGCAAAGCAGATCCGCCTGGCACTGGAGCGGGATGTGAGCGAGGACTATGAGGAGGCTTTCAATCACTACAAGAATGGCGTGGACGTGCTGCTCAGCGGTGTGCAGG tcGACCCCAATAAGGAGCGCCGTGAGGCCGTGAAGCGGAAGATCACACAGTACCTGAAACGGGCTGAGGAGATCTTTAACTGCCACCTGCAGCGGACTCTGGGGAATGGGAGTTCCACTGCCACg GGCTACAGCAGCCTTCGCTTTCGGCCCATCAGGACACTCAGCTCGGCTGTGGAGAACCTGAGGCCCTGCAAGGTTGTGGGAGTGATTGAGAAG GTGCAGTTAGTCCAGGATCCAGCCACTGGGGGGACCTTTATACTTAAG AGCCTCCCCAAATCCCATGTGGAGACCCGTGAGCGGCAGACCATCATCCCACACGGAGTCCCCTTCATGGCCAAGCTGCTGCACTATTATGTGAGCGAAGACTCCATTTTCCTCCACCTGGAGCATGTGCAGG GCGGGACACTCTGGTCCCATCTTCACTCCCAGCCTCATTTACAGCAAGGTTCCTCTGATGGCCCCAGTAACCTAATCCCGAAGCCCAGCTCAGCTCTGGTGGGCCATGGTGAGAAGCAGCGAGTAGGGAGCCGCTCGGGGGCTGGCTCTCAATCCAGCCAGAGCTCCAGCTTCTGCCTGGAGAATGGCACTGACCTCCCAACCTCTGCGAATCACCATTCAGCAGAAATTGCTGACCAATCGTCCTCTCAGGAGCAGTCACCTGACCACATGGATGCCAGACGAGGGACTGGCTGCAGGTTCCATACTGGCCCCACCAATGGCCGTGAGGGAGTTACTGGGGGGAAGGATTTAAGTGCAACACACACTCTGTTTGGTGTCACTGATTATGTCATCATGGCAATGGCCAAGGGACGCAGGGACCAGAGCTTGGCCTTCCAGTCACGTGACTTGTTAACCAGCAGTGATGATGTCAGCACTGTATCAGAGAGGGAAGCTTCTCAGCAGGACGCAAGGCTACTAGCTGATGAAAGGCCGCCCCAGTCTCCTGCTGCAGTCCCGAAGGCTATTGGAGGAGGCCACCTGGTGAAGGTGGCATCTCGAATTTGCCAGGTGTCTTATGCTCCCTGGGCTCAGCCCACATGGCCCCCAGTGGTTCCCCCAGGACAAAGGCAGCTGCACCCTGGAACCACTCTGCACAGCTCCAGTGAGTCCTGCAGGTGTGATTCTGGGGGGCAGGAGTCATTGAGGAGCAGGGCCCGAGAAGGAGAAGgccatggtcagcacagagaacATCCAACTGCAGGACAGCGTGAGCCTCCAGTCCATCGCTCTTTCCaaggggatggtcaggggaccTGGGATGTGAACGAGGAACTCATCCGGCTGTGGGCAGCTGAAATGATCTTGGCTCTGGAGGGACTCCACCAACAGGGGGTGCTGTGCCGGGACCTCAACCCCAGAAACCTGCTGCTAGATGGTGCTG GTCACATCCGTCTCACCTTCTTTGGCCAGTGGACAGAGGTGGAGCCACAGtgctgcagccaggccctggAAGATATGTACAGCGCCCCAG AAGTGGGTGGGATTTCTGAGCTGACTGAGGCCTGTGACTGGTGGAGCTTTGGGTCCCTGCTGTACGAGTTACTGACCGGAACG TCGCTGTCCCAGAGCCACCCCTCGGGGATTCACCCTCACACCCAGCTGCACCTTCCGGAGAGGctcagcctgcctgctgcatccCTGCTCACTGAG CTGCTGCAGTTTGACCCCAAGCTACGCTTGGGCTCTGGAGGAGGTGGAGTCAACAAGCTGAAGAGCCATTCCTTCTTCAGTACCATCCAGTGGAACAAGCTGGTTGGCTAG
- the PGF gene encoding placenta growth factor isoform X1 — protein sequence MAEPRQGKPRAWHGGIRIYPASQLWDRFSRNSTSEGQVLPFQEVWGRSFCRPLEMLVDIASEYPSEVEHMFSPSCISLQRCTGCCGDETLQCVPVEMANVTMQLLKMKPAGQAPYVELSFTEHRQCECRPRRDTLKSGRLVFFPFPFEGGDPRAEARGNERSSDLKAVTYVPFLAGNHLSRRGQHHSACTYYQVL from the exons ATGGCAGAGCCCCGCCAAGGGAAACCCAGGGCATGGCATGGAGGAATTAGGATTTATCCAGCATCCCAG CTGTGGGACAGGTTCAGCAGAAACAGCACCTCAGAAGGGCAAG tcctgccCTTCCAGGAGGTTTGGGGCCGCAGCTTCTGTCGGCCATTGGAGATGCTGGTGGATATTGCGTCCGAGTACCCCAGTGAGGTGGAGCACATGTTCAGCCCTTCCTGCATCTCCCTGCAACGCTGCACCGGCTGCTGCGGAGATGAGAccctgcagtgtgtcccagtggAGATGGCCAATGTCACCATGCAG CTCCTGAAGATGAAACCAGCAGGGCAGGCGCCCTACGTGGAACTGTCCTTTACAGAGCACAGGCAGTGCGAGTGCAG GCCTCGGCGGGATACCCTGAAGTCAGGAAG ACTCgtctttttcccctttccttttgaAGGAGGAGACCCAAGGGCCGAGGCAAGAGGAAACGAGAGAAGCAGCGACCTAAAGGCTGTGACCT ATGTGCCATTCCTCGCAGGTAACCATCTCAGCAGGAGAGGGCAGCACCACAGCGCCTGTACTTATTACCAAGTCCTCTAA
- the PGF gene encoding placenta growth factor isoform X2, with protein sequence MQLLSSFLKLLVALVLQASHTQLWDRFSRNSTSEGQVLPFQEVWGRSFCRPLEMLVDIASEYPSEVEHMFSPSCISLQRCTGCCGDETLQCVPVEMANVTMQLLKMKPAGQAPYVELSFTEHRQCECRPRRDTLKSGRLVFFPFPFEGGDPRAEARGNERSSDLKAVTYVPFLAGNHLSRRGQHHSACTYYQVL encoded by the exons ATGCAGCTTCTCAGCAGTTTCCTGAAGCTTCTTGTGGCTCTTGTGCTGCAGGCATCACACACTCAG CTGTGGGACAGGTTCAGCAGAAACAGCACCTCAGAAGGGCAAG tcctgccCTTCCAGGAGGTTTGGGGCCGCAGCTTCTGTCGGCCATTGGAGATGCTGGTGGATATTGCGTCCGAGTACCCCAGTGAGGTGGAGCACATGTTCAGCCCTTCCTGCATCTCCCTGCAACGCTGCACCGGCTGCTGCGGAGATGAGAccctgcagtgtgtcccagtggAGATGGCCAATGTCACCATGCAG CTCCTGAAGATGAAACCAGCAGGGCAGGCGCCCTACGTGGAACTGTCCTTTACAGAGCACAGGCAGTGCGAGTGCAG GCCTCGGCGGGATACCCTGAAGTCAGGAAG ACTCgtctttttcccctttccttttgaAGGAGGAGACCCAAGGGCCGAGGCAAGAGGAAACGAGAGAAGCAGCGACCTAAAGGCTGTGACCT ATGTGCCATTCCTCGCAGGTAACCATCTCAGCAGGAGAGGGCAGCACCACAGCGCCTGTACTTATTACCAAGTCCTCTAA
- the PGF gene encoding placenta growth factor isoform X3, whose amino-acid sequence MAEPRQGKPRAWHGGIRIYPASQLWDRFSRNSTSEGQVLPFQEVWGRSFCRPLEMLVDIASEYPSEVEHMFSPSCISLQRCTGCCGDETLQCVPVEMANVTMQLLKMKPAGQAPYVELSFTEHRQCECRPRRDTLKSGRRRPKGRGKRKREKQRPKGCDLCAIPRR is encoded by the exons ATGGCAGAGCCCCGCCAAGGGAAACCCAGGGCATGGCATGGAGGAATTAGGATTTATCCAGCATCCCAG CTGTGGGACAGGTTCAGCAGAAACAGCACCTCAGAAGGGCAAG tcctgccCTTCCAGGAGGTTTGGGGCCGCAGCTTCTGTCGGCCATTGGAGATGCTGGTGGATATTGCGTCCGAGTACCCCAGTGAGGTGGAGCACATGTTCAGCCCTTCCTGCATCTCCCTGCAACGCTGCACCGGCTGCTGCGGAGATGAGAccctgcagtgtgtcccagtggAGATGGCCAATGTCACCATGCAG CTCCTGAAGATGAAACCAGCAGGGCAGGCGCCCTACGTGGAACTGTCCTTTACAGAGCACAGGCAGTGCGAGTGCAG GCCTCGGCGGGATACCCTGAAGTCAGGAAG GAGGAGACCCAAGGGCCGAGGCAAGAGGAAACGAGAGAAGCAGCGACCTAAAGGCTGTGACCT ATGTGCCATTCCTCGCAGGTAA